The genomic window CCTGGTTGCGAAGAAGGCGGCTTCGACCGGGCGCTACGACGCGGTGATCTGCCTGGGTGCGGTTATCCGAGGCGCGACCCCGCATTTCGACTACGTCGCCAATGAGGTCTCCAAAGGCATCGCGCACGCCGGACTCGAAGCAGGGGTGCCCATTTCCTTCGGGGTTTTGACCACGGACACCATCGAGCAGGCCATCGAACGGGCGGGCTCGAAATCAGGCAACAAGGGATGGGACGCGGCGGTCGCCGCCATCG from Syntrophobacter fumaroxidans MPOB includes these protein-coding regions:
- the ribH gene encoding 6,7-dimethyl-8-ribityllumazine synthase; translation: MKIYEGKLLAQGLRFGIVVSRFNDFIGERLLGGALDALKRSGAEEKNIDVFKVPGAFEIPLVAKKAASTGRYDAVICLGAVIRGATPHFDYVANEVSKGIAHAGLEAGVPISFGVLTTDTIEQAIERAGSKSGNKGWDAAVAAIEMANLIKQMS